The following proteins come from a genomic window of Mariniflexile sp. TRM1-10:
- a CDS encoding type II toxin-antitoxin system RelE/ParE family toxin encodes MAKYKLTNEAKNDLIRIHHYGVEKFGMTQADKYFESFFEYFDIIAERPFSFESVDYIKKGYRRCVCGVDSIYYKINENIVEIMTIIGRQDLNEKL; translated from the coding sequence ATGGCTAAATACAAACTGACAAATGAAGCTAAAAATGACTTGATTCGAATTCACCATTACGGAGTTGAAAAATTTGGAATGACCCAAGCGGACAAATATTTCGAATCTTTTTTTGAATATTTTGACATTATTGCCGAACGACCTTTTTCCTTTGAATCCGTTGACTATATTAAAAAAGGATATAGACGATGCGTATGTGGAGTTGATAGTATTTATTATAAAATCAATGAAAACATTGTCGAAATAATGACAATCATCGGAAGACAAGATTTGAATGAAAAATTATAA